The following proteins are encoded in a genomic region of Vigna radiata var. radiata cultivar VC1973A unplaced genomic scaffold, Vradiata_ver6 scaffold_51, whole genome shotgun sequence:
- the LOC106780665 gene encoding protein FAR-RED IMPAIRED RESPONSE 1-like produces the protein MENMNTSLDDIEIDQLHGKVAEDINENHVQPNSIPPSVGMVFESVNQAKSFYRQYAISKGFGIRTRSSRKNNKNELFYFMMVCSRAGKYVASNQNEMIGRPTLANDCAARMIVSKRDEKWYISAFDDVHTHDLSPTKSRLFRGNKRMNLNVKRTLDLNAEAGVRINKSFRSLVCATGGYENMEFVEQDNRNYVAKQRRALSKDGDAKALLNHFSSMRELNKDFFFNINVDDDNRILNVFWADARSRVACEYFGDIISFDTTYLTNKYDMPFAPFVGVNHHGQSILLGCGLLCSEDTDSFVWLFNSWLGCMSNRAPQGIVTDQCKAMKKAIEIVFPNTRHRWCLWHIMKKIPENLQGYAAYKDIKRQLKQVVYNSDSVDNFVYGWERMVTIFSLQTNE, from the coding sequence ATGGAGAATATGAATACATCTTTGGATGATATTGAAATTGATCAATTACATGGCAAAGTTGCAGAAGATATAAATGAAAACCATGTtcaacctaactcaatcccTCCATCAGTTGGAATGGTTTTTGAAAGTGTTAATCAAGCCAAGTCATTTTATAGACAATATGCAATATCAAAGGGCTTTGGAATTCGAACAAGGAGTTCAAGGAAGAACAACAAAAACGAATTATTTTACTTCATGATGGTGTGTTCTAGGGCTGGAAAATATGTCGCATCCAATCAAAATGAAATGATTGGACGTCCAACACTGGCTAATGATTGTGCAGCTCGAATGATTGTATCAAAAAGAGATGAGAAGTGGTACATTTCAGCATTTGATGATGTACATACTCATGATCTTAGTCCAACAAAGTCAAGATTGTTCCGAGGCAATAAAAGGATGAATCTGAATGTCAAGAGAACACTAGACTTAAATGCAGAAGCAGGAGTTAGGATTAACAAGAGTTTTCGATCCTTGGTTTGTGCTACAGGAGGTTATGAAAACATGGAGTTTGTGGAACAAGATAATAGAAATTATGTTGCCAAACAGAGAAGAGCATTATCAAAAGATGGTGATGCCAAGGCACTCTTAAACCATTTCTCTTCCATGAGAGAATTGAATAAggatttctttttcaacattaaTGTTGATGACGACAACCGCATATTGAATGTATTTTGGGCTGATGCACGAAGTAGGGTAGCTTGTGAGTACTTTGGTGATATCATATCTTTTGACACAACATACTTAACAAATAAGTATGACATGCCGTTTGCTCCTTTCGTTGGCGTCAACCACCATGGGCAATCAATATTGTTAGGTTGTGGATTGTTATGTTCAGAGGACACAGATTCATTTGTTTGGCTATTTAATTCATGGCTTGGGTGCATGTCAAATAGAGCGCCCCAAGGAATTGTTACCGATCAATGCAAAGCAATGAAGAAAGCAATAGAAATCGTGTTTCCAAACACTCGTCATAGGTGGTGCTTGTGgcatataatgaaaaaaatacctGAGAATTTACAAGGCTATGCCGCTTACAAAGATATCAAGCGACAACTTAAGCAAGTTGTGTACAATTCTGATTCAGTTGACAACTTTGTTTATGGTTGGGAAAGGATGGTAACAATATTTTCACTACAAACAAACGAATGA